A DNA window from Ranitomeya imitator isolate aRanImi1 chromosome 2, aRanImi1.pri, whole genome shotgun sequence contains the following coding sequences:
- the LOC138661408 gene encoding uncharacterized protein, translated as MEKDKNKMTETIINLTLEIIYLLTAEDYTVVKKSAKHVTPGVLPWVSGGRSTAQDTVMSPPHQSLIYENAQNIIQLSNKITELLSGEVPVRCQDVTVYLSMEEWEYMEGHKDQYKDVLMEDPRPLTPPDEHSRDDSPEDYARLSDSPHGSVDIHDVADDDQGEDLINSTAELIVKEEDDLCMTTYGEDTEDFSAEDYFYADNVDGAIPTYGEVKVELSDTSGEHSILPHPSYICTDQPFDSKEPFYDHFEKGKYP; from the coding sequence ATGGAAAAGGACAAAAACAAAATGACCGAGACGATAATAAATCTCACCTTGGAGATCATTTACCTGCTTACTGCAGAGGATTACACCGTAGTGAAGAAGTCGGCTAAACATGTGACCCCCGGTGTCCTTCCCTGGGTGTCAGGAGGACGGAGCACAGCCCAGGACACAGTCATGTCCCCTCCTCATCAATCACTTATATATGAGAAcgcacagaatataatacaactgagcaacaagatcactgagctgctgagcggagaggtccctgtgaggtgtcaggacgtcaccgtctatctctccatggaggagtgggagtatatgGAAGGACACAAGGACCAGTACAAGGACGTCCTGATGGAGGACCCCCGGCCACTCACACCACCGGATGAGCACAGCAGAGATGATTCTCCAGAGGATTACGCCAGGCTTTCTGATTCTCCGCACGGTTCAGTGGACATTCACGATGTCGCAGACGAtgatcagggtgaagatctgattaATAGTACAGCTGAATTGATAGTAAAAGAAGAGGATGACCTATGTATGACGACCTATGGAGAAGATACTGAAGATTTCAGCGCAGAAGATTATTTCTACGCCGACAATGTAGACGGAGCCATCCCTACATACGGAGAGGTTAAAGTAGAACTTTCAGATACATCTGGAGAACATTCCATTCTTCCACATCCTTCATATATATGCACAGATCAGCCATTTGATTCCAAGGAACCTTTTTATGATCATTTCGAGaaaggcaaatacccctag